In the Hordeum vulgare subsp. vulgare chromosome 7H, MorexV3_pseudomolecules_assembly, whole genome shotgun sequence genome, one interval contains:
- the LOC123410889 gene encoding tyrosine-protein kinase JAK2-like codes for MMRRMVMKVALEDRSQQRKALKAVSTLHGIDAIAADLRCGTITVVGVVDPVDVVAKLRRLFANAQIVSVGPAKEEKKDGDKKDGADKKKPVPVPPVYYPFPYYPPPRPRYEFTVGFLNSITDNFSEARIIVRGRHGIVYKGVLDNGQYIAVKKLHLMPGLDDEEFKNEFNNLMRVRHQNIIPLVGYCHHTKQVLVEHNGKHVSARVEERYLCSEYLEGGSLDKHLSNEPCALAWYTCYKIIKGICDGLLCLHKGFQEPIWHLELKPTKILLDKDMMPKIGGFGFSRLFDSIETSSTSEVRGTSVYMPPEYISKRLITSSNVFSLGVIILQIMAGKESYTKCVDIPPEEFTERVYGFWVNRMPGTVSKHTSNEVKTCIEIALKCVESNRVNRPTINEIIQRMDKIDIVECSSLGDLYKTREFAFEFLEHITNVFSEKNIIGRGACGVIYKGVLDNGEEIAVKKLHQTLSIDDGLFKKEVNNVMRAEHKNIVRLVGYCHHISPIIVEHEGKHVSASVIERVICFEYMQRGSLDDQLSAESCKLDWDRCYKIIKGICEGLHYLHNAVPPIYHGDLKPGNILLDKDMVAKIGDFGLSRVFDTTQTYMTTSGVIKGTPGYMSPEYINEHKISLKSDVFALGVIIIKMMTGKEDYSNYAHTPREEFIEHVCKKWQVRLHATMRSHVFEEVRTCIGIALKCVEDDRTQRPTMAQILNELSNIGIVKRSPVDRVQETMSTQVSEEVRTCIEIVLKCVEDDRTQRPTIAQIVNELSKIGIAKGSSISQISQATSSSPEQTTQGGGHQVNKLTATPLEEKSRSCPGQACKELKLKRKVKLKLKRNVK; via the exons ATGATG CGAAGGATGGTGATGAAGGTGGCGCTGGAGGACAGGAGCCAGCAGCGGAAGGCGCTCAAAGCAGTCTCCACTCTACATG GTATCGACGCGATTGCCGCGGACTTGCGGTGCGGGACGATCACGGTCGTCGGCGTCGTCGACCCCGTCGACGTCGTGGCCAAGCTGCGAAGGTTGTTTGCCAACGCTCAGATCGTCTCCGTCGGGCCGgccaaagaggagaagaaggacggcgACAAGAAGGACGGCGCCGACAAGAAGAAGCCCGTACCGGTCCCGCCGGTGTACTATCCCTTTCCCTACTATCCGCCCCCTCGTCCTCGGTACGAGTTTACAGTCGGGTTCTTGAACAGCATCACAGACAATTTCTCCGAGGCGCGCATCATTGTCCGTGGTCGGCATGGAATAGTCTACAAG GGAGTGCTGGACAATGGGCAGTACATTGCTGTGAAGAAGCTTCACCTCATGCCGGGGCTGGACGATGAGGAATTCAAAAACGAGTTTAATAATCTTATGAGGGTCCGACATCAAAATATCATACCGTTGGTTGGTTACTGCCATCACACAAAACAGGTGCTTGTTGAGCACAATGGAAAGCATGTTTCTGCTCGAGTAGAAGAAAGATATTTATGCTCCGAATACTTGGAGGGAGGAAGCCTTGACAAGCATCTTTCTA ATGAACCATGCGCACTTGCTTGGTACACATGTTACAAAATAATTAAAGGCATCTGTGATGGTTTACTTTGCCTTCACAAGGGATTCCAAGAGCCTATTTGGCATTTAGAATTAAAACCTACAAAAATTTTGCTGGATAAGGACATGATGCCCAAAATTGGAGGTTTTGGTTTCTCTAGACTCTTTGATTCAATAGAAACCTCCAGCACATCAGAAGTTAGGGGAACAAG TGTATATATGCCACCAGAATACATCAGTAAACGGCTAATCACATCAAGTAATGTATTCAGTCTGGGTGTCATAATCTTGCAAATTATGGCAGGAAAGGAGAGCTATACCAAATGTGTAGACATTCCACCCGAAGAGTTTACTGAGCGT GTATATGGATTCTGGGTAAATAGGATGCCGGGCACAGTATCGAAGCATACTTCCAATGAAGTTAAAACATGCATCGAAATAGCTCTAAAATGCGTGGAGTCCAATCGAGTGAACAGGCCTACTATAAATGAGATCATACAAAGGATGGATAAGATTGATATTGTTGAGTGCTCATCTTTAGGTGATCTATATAAGACAAGGGAGTTTGCATTCGAGTTCTTAGAACATATTACAAATGTTTTTTCTGAGAAGAACATAATTGGTCGTGGTGCATGTGGGGTTATTTACAAG GGAGTGTTGGACAATGGAGAAGAAATTGCTGTTAAGAAACTTCATCAAACGTTgtctattgatgatgggctatttAAGAAAGAGGTTAATAATGTAATGAGGGCCGAACATAAAAATATTGTACGGTTAGTTGGCTACTGCCACCATATATCACCAATAATTGTTGAGCACGAAGGAAAACATGTTTCTGCTAGTGTGATAGAAAGAGTGATTTGTTTCGAATACATGCAACGAGGAAGCCTTGACGACCAACTTTCAG CTGAATCCTGCAAACTTGATTGGGACAGATGTTACAAAATAATAAAAGGAATATGTGAGGGGTTACATTACCTTCATAATGCTGTCCCTCCCATTTACCATGGGGACTTAAAACCCGGAAATATTTTGCTGGATAAGGATATGGTGGCAAAGATCGGTGATTTTGGTTTGTCAAGAGTCTTTGATACAACGCAAACCTATATGACAACATCCGGAGTTATTAAAGGAACACC TGGATACATGTCACCAGAATACATCAATGAACATAAGATCAGTCTGAAGTCTGATGTATTTGCTCTCGGGGTCATAATCATAAAAATGATGACAGGAAAGGAGGACTACTCCAACTATGCACACACCCCTCGGGAAGAATTTATTGAGCAT GTATGTAAAAAATGGCAAGTGAGGCTGCATGCAACAATGCGGTCCCATGTATTTGAAGAAGTGAGGACATGCATCGGAATAGCATTAAAATGTGTGGAGGATGACCGAACTCAAAGGCCTACGATGGCTCAGATTTTGAATGAATTAAGTAACATTGGTATTGTTAAGAGATCACCAGTAGATCGG GTGCAGGAAACAATGTCTACCCAAGTATCCGAAGAAGTGAGGACATGCATCGAAATAGTGTTAAAATGTGTGGAGGATGACAGAACGCAAAGGCCTACAATAGCCCAGATTGTTAATGAACTAAGTAAGATTGGTATTGCTAAAGGTTCATCCATCAGCCAG ATTTCCCAGGCTACTTCTTCCAGCCCAGAGCAGACGACACAAGGAGGAGGCCAT CAGGTAAACAAGCTGACTGCAACGCCACTAGAAGAAAAGTCGAGATCATGCCCTGGCCAAGCGTGCAAAGAACTGAAGCTAAAGAGGAAAGTAAAACTGAAGTTGAAGAGGAACGTAaaatga